Sequence from the Atribacterota bacterium genome:
GAGATTAAGATAACTTATTAGACACTAATTAGTAATGATCATTGTAATTGGACTTATATGGGTATTAGTTTAGGTGTAGTAGAATATTATGATATAAATATTATTAATTATTAATCAAGGAAATAAGAAATTATGATTAGTATTGCGGTTTTGGTTTCAGGGAGAGGAAGTAATCTCCAGGCTATTATTAATGCCATAAAGAAAGGCAGAATTAATGGGGAAATAAAATTAGTTCTATGTGATAATCCCAGGGCTTATGCCTTACAGAGAGCGAAAAAAAATAATATCAAAATCCAGGTTGTACATTATAAAATGTTTAGCAGTAAAGAGGAATATGAGCAGGAAATCATAAAGCATCTTGATAGTAATAAAATTGATCTTATAGTTCTGGCAGGATATATGCGTTTATTGAGTCCTAGTTTTGTTAAAAAATATCATTACCGTATTATAAATATTCATCCTGCTTTATTACCAGCTTTTCCGGGATTGCATGCTCAGAGGCAAGCACTGGAATATGGTGTTAAAGTAAGCGGCTGCACAGTGCATTTTGTTGATGAAGGAGTTGATAGTGGACCAATCATTTTGCAAAAAGCGGTGGAAGTAAAACAATTTGATGATGAGGAATCCCTCTCCCGGAGAATATTGAAATATGAACATCAACTTTTACCAAGAGCTATTCAATTATTTGCCCAGGGTAAAATTGAAATAATTAAGGATAGGATTTATCTAAAAGATTAGAATATCTTTCGAAATATCTACCATGAGAGGCCAAGTAACTATTCAGGAGGATATTTTTATGAAAATTACTCACGATTTAGCCCAACAGATTGTTGATCGGACAATAAGTATTATTGGGAAGAATATCAACATCATGGATGAAAATGGATTTATTATCGGAACTGGGGATAGAAGTCGACTAAATCAATATCACGAAGGCGCAGCCCTGGTTATTAAGAATAAGGAAAAAATGTTTATTTATCCGGAAAATGAAAATCATTTAGTTGGTGTTAAACCGGGGGTCAATTTGCCTATAGAGGATAATAATGAGATTATTGGTGTGGTAGGTATCACTGGTAATCCTGATGAAGTTGGTCCTTTTGGAGAGATTATCAAGATGGCTGTTGAGATGATGTTGCAACAGGAATTTCTATTGAAAGAGATTGCCTTAGAGAGTCAGGCTAAGGAGAATTTTATTCACGACCTAATTTCAGGTAGAGTAGGAAATGATAAGGATTTATTTATTGCCAGAGGTAATATTGTTGGCTATGATATTACCATTCCCAGAGTTGCACTTTCAGTAAATATCTATCGTTTTGAAAAAACAACTCGTAATAGCATAAGAGATCATAGTGGATTAAAAGAAGGTGAAATTTATTTGCAGAGATTAAAGAATGATATTTTAAGGACAATCCGAGATCTTTTTCAACATCAACCTCAGGATATTGTGTCTTATGTCGGAGGAGATCGCTTTGTAGTCCTTAAAACCATCAATATTGGTAATAAGCCAGAAATTATTAGAGCTAAATTAATAAAAATAAGTAATCAGATAAAGGAGGCAATTTTAATCCAGCGAAAATTTGTTGCTTCAATTGGTATGGGAGAATATCATCCTGGCATTAAAGGTATAATGCATTCCTATCAAGAAGCCTGTCGTGCTATTGAAATAGGAGATAAGGTAAATAGTAAAATTGGTATTCACCATATTGCTGATTTAGGTATTTATCGATTATGTGCAGAACTTAATCCAGAAATAAGAAATAATTATATTAAAAATATTTTTAAAAAAGATATAAATAATAAAAGAAAAGAGCTAAAAGCTATTTTTTGGGATACCCTTCAGGTTTTTTTTGAAAATAATCTGAGTATAACTAACACAAGTAAAGCTATTTTTGTTCATCGTAATACACTTCTTTATCGTTTAGAAAAGATTAGACATGCCACCGGTTTAGATCCGCGTAAGTTTAATGAGGCTATTCAATTGTATATAGCACTGAAGATGAAGCATTTTCAAGAAGAATAGAATTTAATCCAGTTATATTTTTTTATAATTTGTATATACCTACAAATAATTTGCAAAAATATAGGGATAATTTTGTCATATTATCTAATGATAAAATTCTACATAATATCTACAATTATTAAAGGTACTAATAAAAATTTATATTTTTGTTAATTTATAAGTCAGTAAAAGGAAAGTAAAAAATTAATGAAGATTGTTATTGCCCCTGATTCCTTTAAAGGTAGTTTAAGCGCTATTGAAGTTTCAGAAGCGATAGCGCAAGGTGTAAAACAGGTTTATCCAGCTGCCATAGCGGAGAAGGTACCAATGGCCGATGGAGGAGAAGGTACCGTTGAATGTTTAGTAAATGCCACTCAGGGAAAGATATATCAACAAGAAGTAATAGGACCTCTTGGTGAACCTGTGTTAGCCAACTTTGGTATCCTTGGTGACGAGGTAACTGCTGTAATTGAAATGGCTTCTGCCTCCGGGCTTCCTCTTGTTCCCTCCGAGAGAAAAAATCCCTTAATTACTACAACCTTTGGTACGGGTCAATTAATCAAGAGTGCACTTGATTATGGATGCCATAAGATGATTATCGGTATTGGAGGAAGCGCTACCAATGACGGAGGAGCAGGAATGTTACAGGCATTAGGAATACATTTACTTGATGAGAATGATAAGGAAATAGGATTTGGAGGAGTACAGCTATCTTATTTAAATCGGATTGATCTTTCTGAGATTGATCATCGAGTAAAAGAAACCAGCTTCCTGGTAGCTTCTGATGTTCAAAATCCTTTATGTGGTCCTACCGGTGCTTCCAACATATATGGTCCTCAAAAAGGCGCAACAGGAGAGATGGTTAAGATTCTCGATGAAGCGTTATACCATCTTGCTGATGTTATTAAACGTGATTTAGGCAAAGATATAAAGAATATTCCAGGTGCCGGAGCTGCAGGAGGATTGGGTGCTGGATTAATGGCTTTTTTAGATGCAGAACTAAAACCCGGTATAGATATAGTTATAGATACTGTTCATCTGGAGCAAAAGTTAAAAGATGCAAATTTAGTGATTACTGGCGAGGGTGAAATAAATGGTTCTACGATTTATGGTAAAACTCCTATTGGGGTAGCCAGAATAGCAAAAAAATATAGCATACCAGTAGTATCAATCAGTGCATTAATAGATAATTCTGGCTGGATAGTAAAAGAACATGGAATTGATTATCTAATCAAACCAGAGAATCCTTCAATGAGCTTAGAATTTTCTAAATTGAAGAAAATTGAACTATTGAGTAAAACAATTTCAGCTTTTCTAAGAAAAAATGGTAAAATATTAATAAGAGAATAAATTGAGTTATAGATAATAAATAAATGAACTTTTATTAATTACATAGTTTCAAGAACAAAAACATTGTGGAAAATAAATTGTTTCAAATAAACTACAGTTATAGCAAAAATAACCTCACATTAATCCCTTGTTTAATATAACAACGTTACAGAATTACAATTGAAAGAAAGTATTTATATTTTAGCAATTCCAAGTAATTCATTCTATTATCGTTTACTGCTCTTATTAACAAGAAAAAGTTACTGAAAAAATTCAAAAGGGAGGTGATTAAAAGACTATATTTTTATGAAAATAATAGAATAGTATTTAAATATTAGGAGGTTAATGATGTTGAAGTTTAATAATAAAATGTTAATATTTGTTTTCTTGGTAGTTGCTTTTCTAATTATAGGCTCAATTAATGCTTTAGCGCAGGATAAGATTATTTGGAAATCTTCCGGTC
This genomic interval carries:
- a CDS encoding glycerate kinase, yielding MKIVIAPDSFKGSLSAIEVSEAIAQGVKQVYPAAIAEKVPMADGGEGTVECLVNATQGKIYQQEVIGPLGEPVLANFGILGDEVTAVIEMASASGLPLVPSERKNPLITTTFGTGQLIKSALDYGCHKMIIGIGGSATNDGGAGMLQALGIHLLDENDKEIGFGGVQLSYLNRIDLSEIDHRVKETSFLVASDVQNPLCGPTGASNIYGPQKGATGEMVKILDEALYHLADVIKRDLGKDIKNIPGAGAAGGLGAGLMAFLDAELKPGIDIVIDTVHLEQKLKDANLVITGEGEINGSTIYGKTPIGVARIAKKYSIPVVSISALIDNSGWIVKEHGIDYLIKPENPSMSLEFSKLKKIELLSKTISAFLRKNGKILIRE
- the purN gene encoding phosphoribosylglycinamide formyltransferase is translated as MISIAVLVSGRGSNLQAIINAIKKGRINGEIKLVLCDNPRAYALQRAKKNNIKIQVVHYKMFSSKEEYEQEIIKHLDSNKIDLIVLAGYMRLLSPSFVKKYHYRIINIHPALLPAFPGLHAQRQALEYGVKVSGCTVHFVDEGVDSGPIILQKAVEVKQFDDEESLSRRILKYEHQLLPRAIQLFAQGKIEIIKDRIYLKD
- a CDS encoding sugar diacid recognition domain-containing protein, which translates into the protein MKITHDLAQQIVDRTISIIGKNINIMDENGFIIGTGDRSRLNQYHEGAALVIKNKEKMFIYPENENHLVGVKPGVNLPIEDNNEIIGVVGITGNPDEVGPFGEIIKMAVEMMLQQEFLLKEIALESQAKENFIHDLISGRVGNDKDLFIARGNIVGYDITIPRVALSVNIYRFEKTTRNSIRDHSGLKEGEIYLQRLKNDILRTIRDLFQHQPQDIVSYVGGDRFVVLKTINIGNKPEIIRAKLIKISNQIKEAILIQRKFVASIGMGEYHPGIKGIMHSYQEACRAIEIGDKVNSKIGIHHIADLGIYRLCAELNPEIRNNYIKNIFKKDINNKRKELKAIFWDTLQVFFENNLSITNTSKAIFVHRNTLLYRLEKIRHATGLDPRKFNEAIQLYIALKMKHFQEE